The proteins below are encoded in one region of Limnochorda pilosa:
- a CDS encoding TRAP transporter large permease: MTMSPELFIALMFLALIIGLLMGHPVAFVLGGLAVLFGYLGGMGRMWPILIGRTYDIVTNEIYVAIPLFILMATLLERAGIAEGLFQALMHVFGGMPGSIGLAVVVLSVIFAATTGIMGATVVSMSLMAMPAMLNRGYDKRLATGAVAAGGTLGILIPPSIMLVLMADQSGISVGRLFAGALGPGLLLGLLYFGYVAILTHIKPKFGPPLSAEERDSVSGGQLVRMLLVNLIPPLVLIFGVLGSIWLGVATPTEASAVGAALAFVLMVAYRQFSWRALADAIWRATRTSAMVIGVIIGASLFTAVFLRAGGGAVVTNLVTSFDFLGRWGVFVAMMAIVLLLGFLVDWIGIILITFPIFLPISASLGFDPVWFVIMMAINLQASFLTPPVGYALFYLKGTVPPGVRLADIYRGVFPFVALQVLGVIVVAMFPAIAAWLPSLIARG; this comes from the coding sequence ATGACCATGTCACCTGAACTGTTCATAGCCTTGATGTTCCTGGCCCTGATCATCGGCTTGCTCATGGGTCACCCCGTCGCCTTCGTGCTGGGCGGCTTGGCAGTGCTCTTCGGGTACCTCGGGGGCATGGGGCGGATGTGGCCCATCCTCATAGGCAGGACGTACGACATCGTCACCAACGAGATCTACGTCGCCATTCCGCTCTTCATTCTGATGGCAACGCTCCTTGAAAGGGCAGGCATAGCCGAGGGGCTCTTTCAGGCGCTGATGCACGTGTTTGGAGGTATGCCGGGATCCATCGGCCTGGCGGTCGTCGTGCTTTCGGTGATCTTCGCGGCCACGACCGGTATCATGGGCGCAACGGTGGTCAGCATGTCGCTCATGGCCATGCCCGCCATGCTGAATCGCGGCTACGACAAACGGCTCGCCACAGGAGCCGTCGCAGCCGGGGGTACGTTGGGCATCCTCATTCCACCGAGCATCATGCTCGTGCTGATGGCCGACCAGTCCGGCATCTCGGTCGGAAGGCTGTTCGCCGGCGCATTGGGGCCGGGTCTGCTGCTGGGTCTCCTCTACTTCGGATACGTGGCGATCTTGACGCACATCAAGCCGAAGTTTGGTCCCCCACTGTCAGCCGAGGAAAGGGATTCGGTCTCCGGAGGGCAACTCGTCCGGATGCTGCTGGTGAACCTCATCCCTCCTCTGGTCCTGATCTTCGGCGTCCTGGGATCGATCTGGCTGGGCGTGGCGACGCCGACCGAGGCGTCTGCCGTCGGCGCGGCCCTGGCGTTCGTGCTGATGGTGGCCTATCGACAGTTCAGCTGGCGAGCGCTGGCCGACGCCATATGGCGCGCCACGCGGACGAGCGCCATGGTCATCGGGGTGATCATAGGCGCATCGCTCTTCACGGCAGTCTTCTTGAGGGCAGGAGGCGGAGCCGTCGTCACCAATCTCGTCACGAGCTTCGACTTCCTCGGGCGATGGGGCGTCTTCGTAGCGATGATGGCGATCGTGCTTCTCCTCGGCTTTCTGGTCGACTGGATCGGCATCATCCTCATCACCTTCCCCATCTTCCTGCCCATCTCCGCGTCGTTGGGTTTCGACCCGGTCTGGTTCGTCATCATGATGGCGATCAACCTGCAGGCCTCGTTCCTCACGCCTCCGGTCGGGTACGCGCTCTTCTACTTGAAAGGCACGGTCCCGCCAGGTGTCAGGCTTGCCGACATCTATCGAGGGGTGTTCCCGTTCGTGGCATTGCAGGTGCTGGGAGTCATCGTTGTGGCTATGTTCCCAGCGATTGCAGCCTGGCTCCCGAGCCTGATCGCTCGTGGTTGA
- a CDS encoding TRAP transporter small permease subunit, giving the protein MAGLSIYEVVMRRFLGRPTIWTLEVTGYVLAANVMLALGYTLFHKEHVNVDFITERVSGRARAILEIVTILLFLGPLLYVLLTQGYAYAQRSWAVLERAPSAFNSPVYLAKTLVPLGAGLLALQAFGEILRNAVLLAKGRR; this is encoded by the coding sequence ATGGCGGGGCTATCCATCTACGAGGTGGTCATGCGTAGGTTTCTCGGGAGGCCCACGATCTGGACCCTCGAGGTGACCGGGTACGTGCTTGCCGCCAACGTCATGCTCGCCCTCGGGTACACCTTGTTCCACAAGGAGCACGTGAACGTGGATTTCATCACAGAGCGAGTGTCGGGCAGGGCCCGAGCGATCCTTGAGATCGTCACGATCCTGCTCTTCCTGGGCCCCTTGCTCTATGTGCTTCTGACCCAGGGGTATGCCTACGCGCAGCGATCGTGGGCGGTCCTCGAGAGAGCCCCGTCAGCCTTCAACTCCCCGGTCTATCTGGCCAAGACGCTCGTGCCGCTCGGCGCGGGTCTGCTGGCCCTGCAAGCATTCGGGGAGATCCTCAGGAACGCGGTTCTCCTTGCCAAGGGAAGGCGGTAA
- a CDS encoding TRAP transporter substrate-binding protein: MEDLTNHESSGEVSKIMRKLSIAMVFVAFLAVVTAAPSEAASAQRPARLTMQSIWAPSITLWRPDKYFADLVNVLADGVVHVDYFDGGTLVTTSDELFDAVSTGALDLGSDWPSYWEGKNTVFALFTSVPMIFTPGDYMVWYWQAGGFELAQEMYGKYGMVWLPHSVTSPESGQRTNVPIRRLQDYAGIKMRQCGRNQARILEQLGAAPVFTPGAEIYLSLQRGVLDGAEFSVPEVDWSMGLQEVTKYNVQPGWHQPGPVSGIMINKQSYDRLPDRAKFILKQAAMATMMWSWTFFEYSSGEYTDKFLEAGTTITRLEDDAIAELQAIADRLLIADARANRDHAKVAFSMVQFLKDVQLWRDSQQPYMFGRTPPTLEKLYEELRAIAQQHGVYDDVMTLRERVRARNKAQEFWTPSMPYTGNPVMP; this comes from the coding sequence GTGGAAGATCTGACAAACCATGAATCGAGTGGGGAGGTGTCGAAGATCATGAGGAAGCTGTCCATCGCGATGGTGTTCGTTGCGTTCCTTGCCGTTGTCACGGCAGCGCCTTCTGAAGCGGCCAGCGCGCAGCGACCGGCTCGGTTGACCATGCAGAGCATCTGGGCGCCTTCGATCACCCTATGGCGGCCGGACAAGTACTTCGCAGACCTGGTTAACGTCCTCGCCGATGGGGTTGTCCACGTCGACTACTTCGACGGAGGCACACTCGTCACCACCTCGGACGAGCTGTTCGACGCCGTGAGTACGGGGGCGCTCGACCTGGGCAGCGACTGGCCCAGTTACTGGGAGGGGAAGAACACCGTCTTCGCCCTCTTCACGTCGGTCCCCATGATCTTCACCCCGGGAGACTACATGGTATGGTACTGGCAGGCCGGCGGTTTCGAACTGGCGCAAGAGATGTACGGCAAGTACGGAATGGTGTGGCTCCCGCACTCGGTGACCAGCCCCGAATCCGGCCAGCGCACGAACGTTCCTATCCGCAGGCTTCAGGACTATGCCGGAATCAAGATGCGCCAATGCGGGCGAAACCAGGCCCGAATCCTCGAGCAACTCGGCGCGGCACCCGTCTTCACCCCCGGCGCCGAGATCTACCTCTCGCTGCAACGAGGCGTCCTTGATGGGGCGGAGTTCTCCGTTCCCGAGGTCGACTGGAGCATGGGCCTGCAGGAGGTCACCAAGTACAACGTCCAGCCCGGATGGCACCAGCCCGGCCCGGTCTCAGGGATCATGATCAACAAGCAGTCGTATGATCGACTGCCCGACCGCGCCAAGTTCATCCTCAAGCAGGCCGCCATGGCCACCATGATGTGGTCGTGGACGTTCTTCGAGTACAGCTCCGGCGAGTACACCGACAAGTTCCTCGAAGCAGGCACAACCATCACCCGGCTCGAGGACGACGCCATCGCAGAGCTCCAGGCCATCGCCGACAGGCTCCTTATCGCGGATGCCCGTGCCAATCGGGATCATGCCAAGGTTGCCTTCTCGATGGTTCAATTCCTGAAGGACGTCCAGCTTTGGCGTGACTCGCAGCAGCCGTACATGTTCGGTCGTACCCCGCCCACACTGGAAAAGCTCTACGAGGAACTCCGAGCGATTGCCCAGCAGCACGGTGTCTACGACGACGTCATGACACTCCGGGAAAGGGTAAGGGCTCGCAACAAGGCGCAGGAGTTCTGGACGCCCTCCATGCCCTACACCGGGAACCCCGTCATGCCGTAG
- a CDS encoding CoA-acylating methylmalonate-semialdehyde dehydrogenase produces the protein MAAMELQSASEAKLKVFIGGRWRESRSEEVREIPNPATGELLGRVPYSTSEEVSEAVAAAAEAFHAWRATPAIERARVLFRYKALLEDHLEELARIVTLENGKTLAEARGEVRRGIEVVEFATGAPTLLLGEFSEDVTPGIDNEMVRAPIGVVAGLCPFNFPVMIPLWMFPIALACGNTFILKPSERTPLAAVRLVELLEQAGLPPGVLNVVFGAQEVAEQLMEAPAVKAVSFVGSQPVAKYVYEKASREGKRVQAMSGAKNHLIVMPDADLDRTVDAILASAFGNAGERCLAASVVLAVGEVADPLVERLSKEAANLVVGDGSKADVQMGPVIRPEHKQRILQYIEKGQAEGAHLVVDGRSHKRITGPSTGFYLGPSIFDHVDPGMVIAREEIFGPVLSVIRVADLHEALQILNRSQYGNAASIFTRSGSAAREFRYLAGAGMLGVNIGVAAPMAWLPFSGWKASFYGDLHATGKDAVRFYTETKVVISRW, from the coding sequence ATGGCGGCGATGGAGCTGCAGAGTGCGAGTGAAGCGAAGCTGAAGGTGTTCATAGGTGGAAGATGGCGAGAGTCCCGGAGTGAAGAGGTGCGCGAGATTCCCAACCCGGCCACCGGCGAGCTGTTGGGTCGGGTGCCCTACAGCACATCCGAAGAAGTGTCCGAGGCGGTGGCGGCGGCGGCCGAGGCGTTCCACGCTTGGCGGGCCACACCGGCCATTGAACGGGCGAGGGTGCTCTTTCGCTACAAGGCGCTCCTGGAAGACCATCTCGAGGAGCTGGCCCGGATCGTCACCTTGGAGAACGGTAAGACGCTTGCCGAGGCACGAGGCGAGGTGCGCAGGGGGATCGAGGTCGTCGAGTTTGCCACCGGCGCTCCCACCCTGCTTCTGGGCGAGTTCAGCGAGGACGTGACGCCGGGAATCGACAACGAGATGGTTCGGGCGCCCATCGGAGTGGTGGCTGGCCTCTGCCCGTTCAACTTCCCTGTCATGATCCCACTCTGGATGTTCCCGATCGCGCTGGCCTGCGGGAACACGTTCATCTTGAAACCCTCGGAGCGTACGCCGCTGGCTGCCGTGCGGCTGGTCGAGCTGCTGGAGCAGGCCGGGCTGCCGCCGGGAGTCTTGAACGTGGTCTTCGGCGCGCAAGAAGTGGCCGAGCAACTCATGGAGGCGCCGGCGGTGAAGGCGGTTTCGTTCGTCGGCTCGCAGCCGGTGGCGAAGTACGTCTACGAAAAGGCCTCCCGGGAGGGAAAGCGCGTCCAGGCGATGTCGGGTGCCAAGAACCACCTGATCGTCATGCCCGATGCCGACCTGGACAGGACCGTGGACGCCATCCTCGCCTCAGCTTTCGGCAACGCTGGCGAGCGGTGCCTGGCAGCGAGCGTCGTCCTCGCGGTGGGTGAGGTGGCGGATCCTCTCGTCGAGCGTCTCTCCAAGGAGGCGGCGAATCTCGTCGTAGGCGACGGTTCGAAGGCGGATGTCCAGATGGGACCCGTCATTCGGCCAGAGCACAAGCAGCGGATTCTCCAATACATCGAGAAGGGGCAGGCTGAGGGTGCCCATCTGGTGGTGGATGGTCGGAGCCACAAGCGAATCACGGGGCCCTCCACCGGCTTCTATCTCGGACCGTCCATCTTCGACCACGTGGACCCGGGCATGGTGATTGCCCGGGAGGAGATCTTCGGGCCCGTCTTGTCCGTAATACGGGTGGCGGATCTGCACGAAGCCCTACAGATTCTCAACCGGTCCCAGTACGGAAACGCTGCGAGCATCTTCACCCGTAGCGGCTCAGCCGCCCGGGAGTTCCGCTATCTGGCCGGGGCTGGGATGCTGGGGGTCAACATCGGCGTCGCTGCCCCGATGGCGTGGCTTCCCTTCTCCGGCTGGAAGGCCTCCTTCTATGGGGACCTGCACGCCACAGGCAAGGACGCGGTGCGCTTCTATACCGAGACCAAGGTCGTCATAAGCCGCTGGTGA
- a CDS encoding aminotransferase class III-fold pyridoxal phosphate-dependent enzyme, producing the protein MSQVEALPGREVEIAELTRHRVLVSWAAQAGLKHTVIDHAEGSYLYTPDGRRILDFSSGLICVNVGHNHPKVVEAIRRQAGRVTYVTPNFATDVRAQLADALSRVSPRGALVKTLFTSGGAEANENAIKIARLYTGRHKVLASYRSYHGATLGAMTLSGDQRRLAVEPGISGVVHFFTPYPYRSPFGVPPEQETEAALKHLEDVLLYEGPENVAAIFLEPVIGSGGLIVPPDGYLRGVREVCTRHGILMVLDEVMTGFGRTGRWFAAEHWDVVPDMITFAKGVTSGYVPLGGVMMSQPIARYFDEHVFWGGLTYSGHPLACAAGLANLEVYEEQGLVERAARMEVAMREKLGRLAERHPVVGDVRGKGMFWGIELVADRKTREPWVPWNTKGPGRMKELLGQLAARDVYVYGRWNLLYVAPPLTASEAELDEGVSGIDSALAAVA; encoded by the coding sequence ATGTCACAGGTCGAAGCGCTACCCGGTCGAGAGGTAGAGATCGCCGAACTGACCCGACACCGAGTGCTCGTCTCGTGGGCCGCCCAGGCCGGTCTCAAGCACACCGTCATCGACCACGCGGAGGGCAGTTACCTCTACACACCGGATGGGCGGCGGATCCTGGACTTCTCGTCCGGTTTGATTTGCGTGAACGTCGGTCACAACCACCCGAAGGTCGTCGAGGCGATCCGGCGTCAGGCGGGAAGGGTCACGTACGTCACACCGAACTTTGCCACGGATGTCCGAGCCCAGCTGGCCGATGCCCTCAGCAGGGTCTCTCCTCGCGGGGCTCTGGTCAAGACGCTCTTTACCTCAGGCGGGGCAGAGGCGAATGAGAACGCGATCAAGATAGCCCGCCTTTACACGGGCCGCCACAAGGTGCTGGCGTCGTACCGCTCTTACCACGGAGCTACCTTAGGTGCCATGACCCTCAGCGGGGACCAGCGGCGGCTGGCGGTGGAGCCGGGAATCTCCGGGGTGGTCCACTTCTTCACCCCCTACCCGTATCGGAGCCCTTTCGGGGTGCCGCCGGAACAGGAGACAGAGGCGGCGTTGAAACACCTCGAGGACGTGCTCCTCTATGAAGGCCCGGAGAACGTCGCTGCCATCTTTCTGGAGCCGGTGATCGGATCCGGTGGGTTGATCGTCCCGCCCGACGGGTACCTGCGGGGTGTCCGGGAGGTTTGCACCCGTCACGGGATCCTCATGGTCCTTGATGAGGTGATGACCGGATTTGGCCGAACGGGCCGGTGGTTCGCTGCTGAGCACTGGGACGTCGTACCCGACATGATCACCTTCGCCAAAGGTGTCACGTCGGGTTACGTGCCCCTCGGCGGTGTGATGATGTCCCAGCCCATCGCCCGGTACTTCGACGAGCACGTCTTCTGGGGCGGGCTCACGTACTCGGGCCACCCCCTTGCCTGCGCAGCCGGTCTAGCGAACCTGGAGGTCTACGAGGAACAGGGGCTTGTCGAGCGGGCAGCGCGGATGGAGGTTGCGATGAGAGAGAAGCTGGGACGCCTCGCTGAGAGACATCCCGTGGTGGGCGACGTCCGAGGTAAGGGGATGTTCTGGGGCATCGAGCTGGTGGCGGATCGCAAGACCCGGGAGCCGTGGGTCCCGTGGAACACCAAGGGGCCTGGTCGGATGAAAGAGCTGTTAGGCCAGCTGGCGGCGCGAGACGTCTACGTCTACGGCCGGTGGAACCTGCTCTACGTCGCCCCGCCACTGACAGCGAGCGAGGCAGAACTCGACGAAGGCGTGTCCGGCATCGACTCGGCGCTGGCGGCGGTTGCTTGA